From Levilactobacillus zymae, a single genomic window includes:
- a CDS encoding sulfite exporter TauE/SafE family protein produces the protein MLVLIDGVLIGAFISVMGGGGAALYLGVLTSQVGISTAVAAPTSLIVAIPALLFGCFTQIRIHNVHFDLGNRMILAALPGIFLGTGISPFIPNQIYDWVVGTILMIMGTIVVIRGLRQKQSAPTGRSRLGVAVGLGFLSGMMVGIGGLTGGGPTVAGLSILGLSAMSAAGTSTYVLSVMALVGAVSHLFTGNIAWSAGVTLMIGSVIGAVVTPLLLHRLDMVKLNKWLTPLMGLVIVYFGVNIFFK, from the coding sequence ATGCTGGTTTTGATTGATGGTGTTTTAATTGGGGCGTTTATTAGCGTCATGGGGGGCGGTGGTGCCGCGTTATACCTGGGGGTGCTGACGAGTCAGGTAGGAATCTCCACCGCGGTTGCGGCCCCGACCTCTCTGATCGTGGCGATTCCAGCGCTCTTGTTTGGGTGTTTTACCCAGATTCGCATTCATAACGTCCATTTTGACCTGGGCAACCGGATGATTCTGGCTGCGCTACCGGGGATCTTCTTAGGAACCGGGATTTCGCCGTTTATTCCTAATCAGATCTACGATTGGGTGGTGGGGACCATCCTGATGATTATGGGGACCATTGTCGTGATTCGGGGGCTGCGACAAAAACAGTCGGCCCCGACCGGTCGTTCGCGGTTAGGTGTAGCCGTGGGATTGGGCTTTCTGAGCGGGATGATGGTCGGTATTGGTGGTCTGACCGGCGGTGGTCCAACCGTTGCGGGCTTGTCGATTCTGGGGCTTTCCGCGATGAGTGCGGCTGGGACTTCCACTTACGTTTTGAGTGTGATGGCGCTGGTTGGGGCGGTCAGTCACTTGTTTACGGGGAACATTGCCTGGAGTGCCGGTGTGACGTTGATGATTGGTTCCGTAATCGGGGCGGTTGTGACGCCGCTGTTACTGCATCGACTGGATATGGTTAAGTTAAACAAATGGTTGACCCCATTAATGGGGCTGGTAATTGTTTACTTTGGAGTTAACATCTTTTTCAAATAA
- a CDS encoding LrgB family protein: MINLAVTPHMAVWGKWLGDALGTNATGASAGNAIFGIFLSLVVYLIGQWLFKIGKGFFLFQPLFVGMVLGIFILFLLAKAFGTTTATFYKSAYLPGGNIIFWFLNPATIAFAIPLYRRNDIVKRFWPVIILSLIVGLVISLFAIYGVAKLFHLNDVGIASMLPQAATTAIAMPIATAIGGNAAITAMACILNAVIIYALGDWLVKFFKVNSDPIGAGLGLGTAGHTVGSAKALQLGSIQGSMASIAVVVISIVVDVVVPPFASIMGLH; the protein is encoded by the coding sequence ATGATTAATCTAGCAGTTACCCCGCACATGGCGGTTTGGGGCAAGTGGCTTGGTGATGCCTTAGGGACCAATGCCACCGGCGCCTCCGCCGGAAATGCCATTTTTGGGATCTTCTTATCATTGGTGGTCTATCTGATTGGGCAATGGCTCTTCAAGATTGGTAAGGGATTCTTTCTCTTCCAACCCCTCTTCGTGGGGATGGTCTTAGGAATCTTTATCCTCTTTCTGCTCGCCAAGGCCTTTGGCACCACCACGGCCACGTTCTACAAGTCCGCTTACTTGCCAGGAGGAAACATTATTTTCTGGTTCTTAAACCCAGCGACGATTGCCTTCGCCATCCCGCTGTACCGGCGAAACGACATCGTTAAACGTTTCTGGCCGGTCATCATCTTGTCGCTGATTGTGGGGTTGGTCATCTCGCTATTCGCGATCTACGGAGTGGCTAAGCTGTTCCACTTAAACGACGTCGGTATCGCCTCCATGTTACCACAGGCAGCCACGACCGCGATCGCGATGCCAATTGCCACCGCGATTGGGGGGAACGCCGCCATTACGGCGATGGCCTGCATTCTCAACGCTGTCATTATCTATGCCTTAGGGGATTGGCTGGTCAAGTTCTTCAAGGTCAATAGCGATCCTATTGGGGCCGGGCTAGGGTTAGGAACTGCCGGGCATACCGTTGGTTCCGCCAAGGCGTTACAACTGGGATCCATTCAGGGATCCATGGCCTCCATCGCCGTAGTTGTCATTTCCATCGTGGTGGACGTGGTGGTTCCGCCATTCGCTTCGATTATGGGTCTCCATTAA
- a CDS encoding CidA/LrgA family protein yields MGIFAAVLFVSSLISPLFPASFPVPTPVIGLVLLYVLLATHIVKLRNVEKFGDFMISLIAFLFVPSGIQLAANLDILKAEGVQIVLVTLIATIILLVVVAYTTALFIRIAKKVFHMNTDVHN; encoded by the coding sequence ATGGGAATTTTCGCCGCCGTATTATTTGTCTCCAGTCTCATTTCACCCCTCTTTCCAGCATCGTTTCCCGTCCCGACACCGGTGATCGGACTGGTTTTGTTGTACGTCTTACTGGCCACACACATCGTCAAGCTCCGTAACGTCGAAAAGTTTGGCGACTTCATGATCAGTCTCATCGCTTTTCTGTTCGTGCCATCCGGAATTCAGCTAGCGGCGAACCTTGATATCTTAAAGGCTGAAGGGGTTCAGATTGTTTTGGTGACGCTGATTGCCACCATCATCCTACTGGTCGTCGTGGCCTATACCACCGCACTGTTCATCCGAATTGCCAAGAAGGTCTTTCACATGAACACCGACGTGCATAACTAG
- a CDS encoding MraY family glycosyltransferase has protein sequence MKFEIIVSLFATMIISAILTPFVRRFAFKIGAVDKPNRRRVNKIPMPTLGGLAIFIAFTFSTMFLLRDQMPTQQLWGLFGGECIIVAEGMIDDVYELKPHQKVIGQLLAALEVYFIAEVRMRYITLPFIGTWHLGLLALPITLLWIVAIINAINLIDGLDGLATGVSIIALTTTGITGLFFLNVANTWVAIMIFALVAAMVGFLPYNFFPARIYLGDTGAQFIGFMIACFSLYGLKNVTFISVIIPVIILGVPITDTVYAMIRRILNRQPISHADKHHLHHRLMQLGLTHRQTVLVIYGIALIFSFIALLYPLSTIWGSVLLTVAIMIGLELFVEAIGLVGSNRQPLLHWIKHIVKRFTSKTSD, from the coding sequence ATGAAATTTGAGATTATTGTTAGCTTATTTGCTACCATGATCATTTCCGCAATCCTGACGCCGTTTGTCCGCCGGTTCGCGTTTAAGATTGGGGCGGTCGATAAGCCCAACCGGCGGCGAGTCAACAAGATTCCCATGCCGACGTTGGGGGGATTGGCCATCTTCATTGCGTTTACCTTCTCAACCATGTTCTTATTACGTGATCAGATGCCGACCCAGCAACTCTGGGGACTCTTCGGTGGGGAGTGTATTATCGTGGCCGAGGGGATGATCGATGACGTCTACGAATTAAAACCGCATCAAAAGGTCATCGGGCAATTGCTGGCGGCGCTAGAGGTCTACTTCATTGCCGAGGTGCGAATGCGCTACATCACGCTGCCGTTTATCGGTACCTGGCACTTAGGCTTACTAGCGTTGCCCATCACGCTACTGTGGATCGTGGCGATCATCAACGCCATCAACTTGATCGACGGGTTGGATGGACTGGCGACCGGGGTATCCATTATTGCGTTGACCACTACCGGGATTACCGGGTTGTTCTTCTTAAACGTCGCGAATACCTGGGTGGCCATTATGATCTTTGCGTTAGTGGCGGCAATGGTGGGCTTCTTACCCTATAACTTTTTCCCCGCAAGAATCTATTTAGGCGATACCGGCGCCCAGTTTATCGGGTTTATGATTGCGTGCTTCTCATTATATGGCTTGAAAAACGTGACCTTTATCTCCGTGATCATTCCCGTGATTATCTTGGGTGTGCCGATTACGGACACGGTTTACGCGATGATTCGCCGGATTTTAAACCGGCAGCCCATCTCGCACGCCGATAAGCACCATTTGCACCACCGGTTGATGCAACTGGGATTAACGCACCGGCAAACGGTGTTGGTGATTTACGGGATTGCTTTGATTTTCTCGTTTATTGCGCTCCTGTATCCGTTATCCACGATTTGGGGCTCCGTCTTGTTGACCGTGGCCATCATGATCGGTCTGGAGTTATTCGTCGAGGCCATCGGCTTAGTTGGCTCCAACCGGCAGCCTTTGCTGCATTGGATCAAGCATATTGTTAAACGGTTCACTTCGAAAACGTCAGATTAA
- a CDS encoding YigZ family protein produces the protein METDYLTIQAAGHHEIEIKKSRFIADLGRAATEEEAQAFLATVIAREPKATHHCWAYVLGDHDQIQRESDNGEPSGTAGVPILTVLQRNHLHNTIAVVTRYFGGIKLGAGGLIRAYSNATSTGIEAVGVVKRVRQRAIHITVDYPNYDRLNHYLKENDLTVLQTLYTSSVQVTIAVDLAAVEATQQDITNFLNDRLTMTLGDVDYHEVPVEIHASSRADD, from the coding sequence ATGGAAACCGATTATTTAACCATTCAAGCGGCTGGTCACCACGAAATAGAAATCAAAAAGTCGCGGTTCATTGCCGACCTTGGTCGGGCCGCAACCGAAGAAGAGGCCCAAGCCTTTTTGGCAACCGTCATCGCGCGTGAACCCAAGGCCACCCACCATTGCTGGGCTTACGTACTGGGCGATCACGATCAGATCCAGCGGGAAAGCGACAACGGGGAACCCTCCGGTACCGCCGGCGTGCCCATCCTTACGGTCTTGCAACGAAACCACCTGCACAATACGATTGCCGTGGTCACCCGGTACTTTGGTGGCATCAAATTAGGTGCTGGAGGCTTGATTCGTGCTTACAGCAACGCCACGTCAACCGGAATCGAGGCCGTGGGCGTGGTCAAGCGAGTACGGCAACGGGCGATCCACATCACCGTCGATTACCCGAACTACGACCGGCTGAATCATTACCTTAAGGAAAACGATCTGACCGTGTTACAGACCCTCTACACCTCATCCGTGCAGGTCACCATCGCCGTTGATCTCGCCGCCGTGGAAGCCACCCAGCAGGACATTACCAATTTTCTAAATGACCGGCTCACCATGACCCTAGGTGACGTGGACTACCACGAAGTTCCCGTTGAGATCCACGCCAGCAGCCGAGCTGACGATTGA
- a CDS encoding helicase-related protein, producing the protein MEKSQLFGRRLPLEQAPASGHGIPALRQVNGRWRCQRCQQWVATTDYLPQQIPYCRHCLNLGRLTAHTKLYTIPEPNQFATLTESPLNWPGQLSPIQLAAAQAVKRYTMAGRDQLLWAVTGAGKTEIGFPALAWALQQGWRVAWTSPRVDVCLELAPRLAQAFTVPQTVLYGGQALPYKYCPLTICTTHQLLRFEAAFDWLIVDEVDAFPLATSPLLQLAVKRAQKPTGSHLYLTATPGRDLQRQVQRRQLAVTYLPLRYHGYLLPPIQVRLVGNWRQRLSQPRLPGAILRRLRRYQQTQQRYLLFVPHVADLSPVQHALQHAHLDGGVTVHAADPDRQSKVQAIRDQQVTSLITTTILERGVTFPAVNVVILGGDDAVFSTAALVQMAGRVGRHPDHPGGEVICYCHSQTRAVQRAQRMIRTLNRKGRRLGGRRP; encoded by the coding sequence ATGGAAAAAAGTCAACTTTTCGGGCGACGGTTGCCGTTAGAACAAGCCCCGGCATCCGGCCACGGGATTCCCGCATTGCGGCAGGTTAACGGCCGTTGGCGGTGTCAGCGCTGCCAACAATGGGTCGCAACGACCGATTACTTACCTCAGCAGATCCCGTATTGTCGGCACTGCTTGAACCTGGGACGGCTAACCGCTCATACCAAATTATACACTATTCCGGAGCCTAATCAGTTTGCGACGTTGACGGAATCGCCGCTGAACTGGCCGGGGCAACTTAGCCCGATCCAGTTAGCGGCGGCCCAGGCGGTTAAACGGTACACGATGGCTGGGCGCGACCAGCTGTTATGGGCCGTGACTGGGGCGGGGAAGACGGAGATCGGTTTTCCCGCGCTAGCCTGGGCATTGCAGCAGGGGTGGCGGGTTGCTTGGACCTCACCGCGAGTGGACGTCTGTTTGGAATTGGCCCCCCGATTGGCGCAAGCCTTTACCGTCCCTCAGACCGTGCTATACGGGGGACAGGCGTTACCCTACAAGTATTGTCCGCTGACCATCTGTACGACGCATCAGTTACTTCGGTTCGAGGCGGCCTTCGACTGGCTGATTGTCGACGAGGTGGATGCCTTTCCCTTAGCGACGAGCCCCTTATTACAATTGGCGGTTAAACGCGCGCAGAAACCCACGGGCAGCCACCTGTATCTGACCGCCACCCCGGGGCGCGACCTCCAACGGCAAGTACAACGGCGCCAATTGGCCGTGACCTACCTCCCTTTGCGGTACCACGGCTACTTGTTACCGCCGATTCAAGTCAGACTAGTTGGTAATTGGCGCCAACGATTATCCCAACCACGGCTGCCCGGCGCAATCTTACGGCGATTACGCCGGTATCAACAAACCCAGCAACGGTACCTCCTATTTGTGCCCCACGTCGCCGATTTGAGTCCAGTTCAGCACGCCCTCCAACACGCGCACCTAGACGGTGGGGTGACCGTCCACGCGGCCGATCCCGATCGGCAATCTAAGGTGCAGGCCATTCGTGACCAACAGGTGACCAGTCTAATTACCACCACAATTCTGGAACGAGGTGTTACGTTTCCCGCCGTGAACGTCGTCATTTTAGGGGGCGATGACGCCGTCTTTTCAACCGCGGCACTGGTTCAGATGGCAGGACGGGTGGGGCGCCACCCGGACCATCCAGGTGGGGAGGTCATCTGTTATTGTCACAGTCAAACCCGGGCCGTCCAACGGGCTCAGCGGATGATTCGAACCTTGAATCGGAAGGGCCGCCGCTTAGGGGGCCGTCGACCATGA
- a CDS encoding ComF family protein, with product MKNCVWCQRPVTSGVTLAAMWRWAPLPSPNLCAVCQKRLRPLHAPQCPRCGRQQSTTKVCHDCERWGDSWVNHAIFPYDATLKAYMQQYKFQGDYRLRLVMQPYLRQALAQERYDVLVPIPVTAETWLTRGFNQVTGWLTDQPFQQVLTVDAARKPRPQSSKTRQERLQSPQPFSLQPGATKLLRNQHVLLLDDVYTTGRTLRHAATQIYLGGAKAVTSLTLAR from the coding sequence ATGAAAAACTGCGTCTGGTGCCAACGTCCCGTCACTTCCGGCGTCACGCTGGCTGCCATGTGGCGGTGGGCGCCCTTACCAAGTCCTAATCTGTGTGCGGTTTGCCAGAAGCGCTTGCGGCCACTCCACGCGCCACAATGCCCCCGGTGTGGTCGTCAGCAAAGCACCACCAAAGTCTGCCATGATTGTGAGCGGTGGGGGGATTCCTGGGTCAACCACGCGATTTTTCCGTACGATGCCACGCTAAAGGCCTATATGCAACAATATAAGTTTCAGGGGGATTATCGGTTACGCTTGGTGATGCAGCCCTATCTGCGTCAGGCCTTGGCGCAAGAACGTTACGACGTCTTGGTTCCCATTCCCGTCACGGCGGAAACTTGGTTGACGCGGGGGTTCAACCAGGTGACGGGGTGGCTGACCGATCAACCCTTTCAACAGGTACTGACCGTGGATGCCGCCCGCAAGCCGCGACCTCAATCTAGTAAGACCCGGCAGGAACGCCTACAAAGTCCGCAGCCTTTCAGCCTGCAACCGGGGGCCACTAAATTACTCCGCAATCAACACGTTCTGTTGCTCGATGACGTTTACACCACGGGTCGGACCCTGCGCCACGCTGCGACTCAAATTTATTTAGGGGGCGCGAAAGCGGTTACTAGCTTGACTTTAGCGCGATAG
- the hpf gene encoding ribosome hibernation-promoting factor, HPF/YfiA family, whose translation MLTFNIRGENIEVTDAIRDYVEKRISKLEKYFDNNVEAIAHINLKVYQNKTAKVEVTIPLPYLTLRAEETSPDLYASVDLVTDKLERQIRKYKTKVNRKSREKGYKNLDFAPNATADDDQAEGSDLQVVRTKRVSLKPMDNEEAILQMDMLGHDFFIYQDAETNGTSIVYRRNDGRYGLIEANDEA comes from the coding sequence ATGCTCACATTTAATATTCGTGGTGAAAACATCGAAGTTACTGACGCAATACGGGATTACGTTGAAAAGCGGATCAGCAAGTTAGAGAAGTATTTCGATAACAACGTTGAGGCAATTGCGCATATCAACCTGAAGGTCTACCAAAACAAGACGGCCAAGGTTGAAGTAACGATCCCACTCCCATACTTGACCTTACGGGCAGAGGAGACCTCACCAGATTTGTACGCCAGTGTTGACTTGGTGACTGATAAGTTGGAACGCCAAATCCGCAAGTACAAGACCAAGGTTAACCGTAAGTCACGTGAAAAGGGCTACAAGAACTTGGACTTTGCCCCGAACGCTACGGCGGATGATGATCAAGCCGAAGGGTCTGATCTTCAAGTGGTCCGGACCAAGCGAGTTTCCTTAAAGCCAATGGACAATGAAGAAGCCATCCTGCAGATGGATATGCTGGGACACGACTTCTTTATCTACCAAGATGCTGAAACCAATGGTACCAGCATCGTTTACCGGCGCAATGATG